In Anaerolineae bacterium, one DNA window encodes the following:
- a CDS encoding hydroxyacid dehydrogenase: MVPTIVSTMRDEMYDLVFTLTAEERLRSFSHFHRYQGAADADEDILISLLQGADAAITCWGVRLTDRVIAATNLRIIAHAAGSVKGFPSAVWERGIAVTHAAPVIAVAVGEMALALTLACLRHFPAHQEAFRHRGLRGDPSIQPRLLANRSLHGLKVGIVGASATGREFLKLLKAFGDVEAWIYDPYLSPNEAEALGVAKAELEDLLTQCDVVSLHCPSLPETHHLINARTASMLKDGAVLINTARGALVDHDALLPHLQSGRISAGLDVYLETLSGEEAVAQSPYRDLDNVVITPGIAGPAGTVTKRMSLFVAEELERFFSGRPLHKQVTREALDHIA, translated from the coding sequence ATGGTGCCCACGATCGTCTCTACGATGCGCGATGAGATGTACGACCTGGTCTTCACCCTGACAGCGGAGGAACGGCTCCGGTCCTTCTCCCACTTCCACCGCTATCAGGGCGCGGCCGACGCCGACGAGGACATTCTCATCTCCCTCCTGCAGGGCGCCGATGCCGCCATCACCTGCTGGGGCGTCAGGCTCACCGATCGGGTCATCGCAGCGACGAACCTCAGGATCATCGCGCACGCCGCCGGCTCGGTGAAGGGTTTCCCCTCGGCCGTGTGGGAGCGGGGCATCGCCGTCACTCACGCCGCTCCTGTCATCGCGGTGGCGGTGGGGGAGATGGCCCTGGCTCTCACCCTGGCCTGCCTGCGCCACTTCCCCGCTCATCAGGAGGCTTTCCGCCACCGGGGGCTCCGGGGCGACCCCTCCATCCAACCGCGACTGCTGGCCAACCGCAGCCTGCATGGGTTGAAGGTGGGCATCGTAGGTGCCTCCGCCACCGGGCGGGAGTTCCTGAAGCTGCTCAAGGCCTTCGGGGACGTCGAGGCGTGGATCTACGACCCTTATCTGTCTCCCAACGAAGCGGAAGCGCTGGGTGTTGCCAAGGCCGAGCTCGAGGACCTGCTCACCCAGTGTGACGTGGTCTCCCTGCACTGCCCCTCCCTGCCCGAGACACACCACCTCATCAACGCCAGGACGGCTTCCATGCTCAAGGATGGCGCCGTCCTCATCAACACCGCCCGCGGTGCTCTGGTGGACCATGACGCCCTTCTGCCCCACCTCCAGTCGGGTCGTATCTCGGCCGGGCTGGACGTGTACCTGGAGACCCTCTCGGGCGAGGAGGCGGTGGCCCAGAGCCCCTACCGCGACCTCGACAACGTCGTCATCACCCCGGGCATCGCCGGTCCGGCGGGCACGGTCACCAAGCGCATGAGCCTGTTCGTCGCAGAGGAGCTGGAGCGCTTCTTCAGCGGCAGGCCCCTACACAAGCAGGTCACCCGCGAAGCCCTGGACCACATCGCCTGA
- a CDS encoding sugar ABC transporter permease translates to MTAGQGLSGAGTGYRGLRRREALDAYVMITPWLLGLVLFTAGPMVASAILAFMKWDIMSPAVWTGLGNFRIALNDELLAKSLGNTAFYTFIGVPINLVNALWLAILLNTDIHGKALYRTWYYLPSVVPSVANAIVWIWILHPQFGVMNAFLSLLGIQGPNWLWDSRMAKPSLMLMNLWGIGSSCIIFLAGLQNVPQTLYEAASIDGAGTIRRFQHVTVPMLTPVIFFNLIMGFIGSFQVFTSAYIMTEGGPRNATLFYVLYLYRNVWEYFKIGYASALAWILFAIIMALTLIQLRLADRWVFYEQELRK, encoded by the coding sequence ATGACCGCTGGACAGGGGCTGTCGGGCGCAGGCACAGGATACCGAGGTCTGCGACGTCGGGAGGCACTCGACGCCTACGTCATGATCACCCCATGGCTCCTGGGCCTTGTCCTCTTCACCGCGGGGCCCATGGTAGCGTCGGCGATTCTGGCGTTCATGAAGTGGGACATCATGTCGCCGGCCGTCTGGACCGGTCTAGGCAACTTCAGGATCGCGCTCAACGACGAGTTGCTGGCCAAGTCCCTGGGCAACACCGCTTTCTACACGTTCATCGGCGTGCCGATTAACCTGGTCAACGCTCTGTGGTTGGCTATCCTGCTGAACACCGATATCCACGGGAAGGCCCTCTACCGCACCTGGTACTACCTCCCATCTGTGGTTCCCTCAGTCGCTAACGCCATAGTCTGGATCTGGATCCTGCACCCCCAGTTCGGGGTGATGAACGCCTTCCTTTCCCTCTTGGGCATCCAGGGCCCTAACTGGCTCTGGGACTCTCGCATGGCCAAGCCCTCGCTCATGTTGATGAACCTGTGGGGGATAGGCAGCAGCTGCATCATATTCCTGGCTGGTCTGCAGAATGTCCCGCAGACTCTGTATGAGGCGGCCAGCATTGATGGGGCAGGTACCATCAGGCGCTTCCAGCATGTGACTGTGCCCATGCTCACTCCCGTAATCTTCTTCAACCTGATCATGGGCTTCATAGGCTCGTTTCAGGTGTTCACCAGTGCTTACATAATGACCGAAGGAGGCCCCAGGAACGCCACTCTGTTCTATGTGCTCTACCTGTACCGCAATGTCTGGGAGTACTTCAAGATCGGCTACGCCTCAGCACTCGCCTGGATTCTGTTCGCCATTATCATGGCTCTTACACTGATTCAGCTGAGGCTGGCCGACAGGTGGGTCTTCTATGAGCAGGAACTCCGGAAGTAA
- a CDS encoding DUF1634 domain-containing protein, with the protein MTTAGARGRDHGALGDSLHCGLRTILQWGTAVALALTLVGVVLKASAGQPEWGAAMAMPLSELFGRGALLTIEGMLNLGLLALLTTPVLCVVLAAIWFVLRREWGYGAVSLAVLVVIATSLLTSP; encoded by the coding sequence GTGACCACGGCCGGTGCTCGAGGCAGGGATCATGGTGCGCTTGGGGACAGCCTTCACTGCGGTCTCAGAACCATCCTGCAATGGGGGACCGCTGTTGCCCTGGCGCTGACCCTCGTCGGTGTGGTGCTGAAGGCGTCCGCTGGGCAGCCTGAATGGGGCGCCGCGATGGCCATGCCGCTGAGTGAGTTGTTCGGGCGGGGCGCACTATTGACCATCGAGGGGATGCTCAACCTGGGGCTGCTGGCTCTGCTCACCACGCCGGTGCTCTGCGTGGTGCTGGCCGCGATATGGTTCGTGCTCCGACGGGAGTGGGGCTACGGAGCGGTCTCCCTCGCGGTGCTGGTGGTCATCGCCACCAGTCTGTTGACGTCGCCGTAG
- a CDS encoding sugar ABC transporter substrate-binding protein — MSRKLSRRGFLGLGAMTAGMAALSACGAAATPQVIEKEVTVIVEGTPQIVKETVIVETVKEVSTGFVTLRAPYAPGYNEREMFDLFEALYDEIKVLPEETPGGTTGYEQRTLADIAAGTFPDVWYVHPNFYTALASRDALLPVNEWMVRDNFDSDNLFPAALDVFSWRGDIHGLPYGCNTQFFVYNKGFLGERGMVDPNELESAGNWNWTTLLEELLKATGGEGLEATLGVWSINIERLTWVCAWIWSADGNVYDEALTRCLLDEPEAREALQYLADMFVVHKVAPAGPVAATYPDGFNSGRVAYTLGARVSFYLNAARDNPLDLGCISMPVGPRGSRFTRGGWDGFAIPRGSPHPEEAWKLLQFLVGDDCQKTLLKSSMPFTHSIFDSEDFVAVLAPGEDIGVYRASVAMHRNLLLPGRHNEVDQVYRSEIEGVKLGEITLDEAIPNIVTKANEILAS; from the coding sequence ATGTCGCGCAAGCTGAGCAGAAGAGGCTTTCTCGGTCTGGGAGCCATGACCGCGGGCATGGCAGCGCTGAGCGCCTGCGGCGCGGCCGCCACCCCCCAGGTCATCGAGAAGGAAGTGACCGTGATCGTGGAGGGCACGCCGCAGATCGTGAAGGAGACGGTGATCGTTGAGACCGTCAAGGAGGTGTCGACCGGGTTTGTGACCTTGAGAGCTCCCTATGCCCCGGGCTACAACGAACGCGAGATGTTTGACTTGTTCGAAGCGCTATACGATGAGATCAAGGTCCTGCCTGAGGAGACCCCCGGCGGAACGACGGGCTATGAGCAGCGGACTCTGGCCGATATCGCCGCCGGCACCTTCCCCGATGTCTGGTACGTGCACCCGAACTTCTACACTGCCCTAGCCAGCCGGGACGCGCTGCTGCCGGTGAACGAATGGATGGTACGGGACAACTTCGACTCGGACAACCTCTTCCCCGCCGCACTGGACGTCTTCTCCTGGCGGGGAGACATACACGGTCTCCCTTACGGCTGCAATACCCAGTTCTTCGTCTACAACAAGGGGTTCCTGGGCGAGCGGGGCATGGTTGACCCCAACGAGCTCGAGTCGGCCGGGAACTGGAACTGGACTACGCTGCTGGAGGAGCTGCTCAAAGCCACCGGCGGCGAGGGCCTGGAGGCCACTCTTGGGGTCTGGAGCATCAACATTGAGCGGTTGACGTGGGTGTGCGCCTGGATATGGTCCGCCGACGGCAATGTCTACGATGAGGCGCTCACGCGGTGCCTGTTGGATGAGCCGGAAGCTAGGGAAGCGCTGCAGTACCTGGCGGACATGTTCGTTGTTCACAAGGTGGCCCCTGCCGGGCCCGTCGCCGCCACCTACCCGGACGGGTTCAACAGTGGCAGGGTGGCATACACCTTGGGCGCTCGTGTCAGCTTCTACCTCAACGCTGCGAGGGACAATCCCCTTGATCTGGGCTGCATATCCATGCCGGTGGGGCCGCGCGGTAGCCGGTTCACCAGAGGCGGTTGGGATGGATTCGCTATCCCCAGAGGCTCGCCTCACCCGGAGGAAGCCTGGAAGCTCCTGCAGTTCCTGGTGGGCGACGACTGCCAGAAGACGCTGCTCAAGTCCAGCATGCCGTTCACTCACAGCATCTTCGACTCTGAGGATTTCGTGGCCGTTCTCGCTCCTGGTGAGGACATCGGTGTTTATCGCGCCAGCGTGGCGATGCACCGCAACCTCCTGCTGCCCGGTCGTCACAATGAGGTCGACCAGGTCTACCGGTCCGAGATCGAGGGTGTGAAGCTCGGTGAGATCACCTTAGACGAGGCCATTCCCAACATCGTCACCAAGGCGAACGAGATTCTGGCCAGCTAG
- a CDS encoding LysM peptidoglycan-binding domain-containing protein yields MRRLAPAVATALVLLAAGTLPGCGAGDPGRDGTSTAPRRPAASGTATTLPTWTDEPVTPTSTATPTATPTPIVYAIQQGDTLVEVAARFGVSASEIQEVNGITDPRLLQIGQEIIIPAASGEGDRSTPTPTPMPVHVSSQADVRTQAGLAVVLGEVVNDSPQGVEEVTVQVELQDGSGSVLASITTAAMADVIAGGGRAPFAVVIGEAPPYQRAVARVIRALPEVPARLVHQALSVAESTGRAVYDRTFVVMGKVRNLGEETALDVFVVVTLYGRDGAVIGAGREPLEPVPPGSRAVFQVSLVPIAWPVENYEVTVEGRRPTPTPLGGRPIEATPSG; encoded by the coding sequence ATGAGGCGCCTGGCTCCCGCGGTTGCGACGGCGCTGGTTCTGCTCGCTGCGGGGACCCTCCCGGGCTGCGGCGCCGGGGACCCCGGTCGCGATGGCACGTCAACCGCCCCCAGGCGCCCCGCCGCCTCGGGCACGGCCACCACTCTTCCCACCTGGACGGACGAGCCGGTCACTCCGACGTCGACCGCCACTCCGACGGCCACCCCCACGCCCATCGTCTACGCTATCCAGCAGGGCGATACCCTGGTCGAGGTCGCCGCGCGCTTCGGAGTCTCCGCCTCCGAGATCCAGGAGGTCAATGGCATCACCGACCCTCGGCTGCTGCAGATCGGCCAGGAGATCATCATCCCGGCTGCCAGCGGCGAAGGCGACAGGAGCACACCCACCCCCACTCCGATGCCCGTACACGTCTCCTCCCAGGCCGACGTCCGCACCCAGGCTGGCTTGGCCGTCGTCCTCGGTGAGGTAGTGAACGACAGTCCGCAGGGCGTGGAAGAGGTGACGGTCCAGGTGGAGTTGCAGGACGGTAGTGGCAGCGTCCTGGCGAGCATCACCACTGCGGCCATGGCGGATGTGATCGCCGGTGGAGGCAGAGCTCCATTCGCCGTGGTCATAGGCGAAGCACCACCCTACCAGCGTGCGGTGGCTCGCGTCATCCGCGCCCTGCCTGAGGTGCCGGCCCGTCTGGTGCACCAGGCCCTGTCGGTGGCCGAATCTACCGGTCGCGCCGTCTACGACCGCACCTTCGTGGTCATGGGTAAGGTCCGCAACCTGGGGGAAGAGACGGCCCTGGACGTCTTCGTCGTGGTTACCCTGTACGGACGCGACGGCGCAGTGATCGGGGCCGGGCGAGAGCCGCTGGAGCCCGTGCCCCCAGGCAGCAGGGCCGTCTTCCAGGTGAGCCTGGTGCCCATCGCGTGGCCGGTGGAGAACTATGAGGTCACGGTGGAGGGACGAAGACCCACCCCCACGCCTTTGGGTGGCCGGCCCATCGAGGCCACCCCCTCGGGTTAG
- a CDS encoding CapA family protein, translating into MSSRPITIVMSVTLAALVVACGSGGAQPTVGPVAPGLTPAALPTSRPPSATSTPTPTATATATATPSPVALWIDPSVPAPVRAAVLGANELTVVDSADEAEVLLRPASEGPGPEWVLVPVVPFATIADDIYWDDVLAYWAGEGEALTYLSGDGSVPTLMLTAAVYDALRGLLGEPGEAVPILVTEESSIVDEAWSARPAVWGIVPFDELEPRWKVLRLDGVSALEKGLADKPWPLRLRYDVTGPRAQEVQLPQYTNRDEVRMTLLVMTGVTAMVRGTAARMDQYGVLYPAEHIAELMQSADIAHISNEIPFASDCPPGNMHQESLVFCSAPEYMELLRHLGTDVVELTGNHFQDWGSEATIETVQMYKREGWPHYGGGVDLEDARRPKFTARNGNSFAFMGCNPVGPEYAWATENRPGAAPCDFDYMHEQLGALKDAVDIPIVTWQYWEFYHYEPTPQQREDFRGMVDAGAKIVSGSQAHHPQAFEFYNGGFIHYGLGNFLFDQMWSLGTRQQCVDRHVIYMGRHLSTEVLTFMLEDYAQPRPMTPEERAELLSSLFAASGW; encoded by the coding sequence ATGTCCAGCAGACCAATCACGATAGTGATGAGCGTGACGCTGGCAGCCCTTGTGGTTGCCTGTGGTTCTGGAGGGGCCCAGCCCACTGTCGGGCCCGTCGCCCCGGGGCTGACGCCTGCCGCCCTGCCCACCAGCCGCCCGCCCTCTGCCACCTCCACGCCGACACCCACGGCGACCGCCACTGCCACTGCGACACCATCGCCAGTGGCCCTGTGGATAGACCCGTCGGTGCCTGCACCGGTAAGGGCGGCAGTACTGGGAGCCAACGAGCTGACGGTGGTGGACAGCGCTGACGAGGCCGAGGTGCTGCTGCGGCCGGCCTCTGAGGGTCCGGGGCCGGAATGGGTGCTGGTCCCGGTGGTGCCCTTCGCCACTATCGCGGACGATATCTACTGGGACGATGTGCTTGCCTACTGGGCTGGGGAGGGGGAGGCTCTCACATACTTAAGCGGGGACGGCTCCGTCCCTACCCTCATGTTGACGGCTGCGGTGTACGATGCTTTGCGGGGCCTGCTGGGTGAGCCGGGGGAGGCGGTGCCCATCCTGGTGACCGAGGAGAGCTCCATAGTGGATGAAGCCTGGTCTGCCCGCCCAGCCGTCTGGGGCATCGTGCCCTTCGATGAGCTCGAGCCGCGGTGGAAGGTGCTGCGACTCGACGGCGTGAGCGCGCTGGAGAAGGGGCTGGCCGACAAGCCGTGGCCGCTTAGGCTGCGATACGACGTCACCGGGCCTCGGGCCCAGGAGGTGCAGCTGCCCCAGTACACTAACCGGGATGAGGTACGGATGACTCTCCTGGTGATGACCGGGGTGACGGCGATGGTGCGAGGCACTGCCGCCAGGATGGACCAGTACGGAGTGCTGTATCCGGCAGAGCACATCGCGGAGTTGATGCAGTCGGCCGACATTGCTCACATATCGAACGAGATACCTTTCGCATCTGACTGCCCTCCGGGCAACATGCACCAGGAGAGCCTCGTGTTCTGCAGCGCTCCGGAGTATATGGAGCTGCTACGCCACCTGGGCACAGACGTAGTAGAGCTGACAGGCAATCACTTCCAAGACTGGGGCTCCGAGGCCACCATCGAGACGGTGCAGATGTACAAGCGGGAGGGATGGCCTCACTACGGCGGAGGGGTGGACCTGGAGGACGCCCGTCGCCCCAAGTTCACCGCTCGGAATGGCAACTCCTTCGCGTTCATGGGATGCAACCCGGTGGGGCCGGAATACGCCTGGGCGACCGAGAACCGCCCGGGTGCTGCTCCCTGCGACTTTGACTACATGCACGAGCAGCTAGGCGCCTTAAAGGACGCGGTGGACATACCAATCGTTACCTGGCAGTACTGGGAATTCTACCATTACGAGCCGACCCCCCAGCAGCGCGAAGACTTCCGTGGGATGGTAGACGCGGGGGCCAAGATCGTCAGCGGCAGCCAGGCTCACCATCCTCAGGCCTTCGAGTTCTACAACGGCGGTTTCATTCACTATGGATTGGGCAATTTCCTCTTCGACCAGATGTGGAGCCTGGGCACGCGCCAGCAGTGCGTGGACCGACATGTGATCTACATGGGCCGCCACCTCTCCACCGAGGTACTGACTTTCATGCTGGAGGACTATGCTCAGCCGCGGCCGATGACACCAGAGGAGCGG
- a CDS encoding glycosyltransferase family 4 protein, which yields MALVGTFGLQPKATVAARAVPIALELQRRGKQVRVFVPPWDDPDSAGLTTEARGVPVEQVSLSGGPLAVLARLARAVARFQPDLIHAFKPIGFSAGVAQLNVVRTVLPGRRLPLVVDGDDWEGGGGWNERRPFPGWARAAGSWQERWCYCHADAVTVASEELRSIVWSLGVQPSRVFAVPNGLTAPLAHPKPEEVEEVRRRHDLTDQTILLYTRFAEFAPSWPVAFMAALRRSSPEVGLLVVGRGLAGEEEKLAAEARSAGLAQALRYVGWVQPDRLPSYLAAAHVAVVPFEDTLVARTKSSVKLLELMSLGLPIVASAVGENVRYLDYGRAGVLVPPPLDAEQCASEVQSLLSDAPRRERLGQAAAQRLREEYLWSNLANQVEDAYRRAVSSRGIGAERE from the coding sequence GTGGCTCTGGTTGGCACCTTCGGCCTTCAACCGAAGGCAACCGTCGCTGCCCGCGCCGTGCCCATCGCCCTAGAGCTACAGCGCCGAGGCAAGCAGGTTAGGGTGTTCGTCCCGCCGTGGGACGACCCCGATAGCGCCGGACTCACCACCGAAGCACGCGGGGTGCCGGTGGAGCAGGTAAGCCTATCGGGGGGACCGCTGGCCGTCCTGGCTCGGCTGGCCCGGGCAGTGGCCCGGTTCCAGCCCGACCTGATTCACGCATTCAAGCCCATTGGCTTCTCGGCCGGGGTAGCCCAGCTCAACGTGGTTCGGACCGTATTGCCCGGCCGCCGACTGCCCCTCGTCGTTGATGGCGACGACTGGGAGGGAGGCGGCGGCTGGAACGAGCGACGCCCCTTCCCTGGTTGGGCGCGTGCGGCTGGATCCTGGCAGGAGCGGTGGTGCTACTGTCACGCCGACGCGGTCACCGTGGCCAGCGAGGAACTGCGCTCCATCGTCTGGAGCCTGGGGGTGCAGCCATCCCGCGTGTTCGCGGTGCCCAACGGCCTGACGGCTCCCCTCGCCCATCCCAAGCCGGAAGAGGTAGAGGAAGTGCGCCGCCGCCACGACCTAACGGATCAGACCATACTCCTCTACACGCGTTTCGCCGAGTTTGCGCCCTCGTGGCCCGTCGCATTCATGGCCGCCCTCCGCCGATCGAGCCCCGAGGTCGGATTGCTCGTGGTAGGCAGGGGCCTGGCCGGTGAGGAAGAGAAACTGGCGGCGGAGGCCCGTTCGGCCGGTCTGGCCCAGGCGCTCAGGTACGTCGGCTGGGTGCAGCCCGACCGTCTACCCTCCTACCTAGCCGCCGCGCACGTGGCGGTGGTACCCTTCGAGGACACTCTAGTGGCCCGGACCAAGAGCTCCGTCAAACTTCTGGAGTTGATGTCGCTCGGGCTGCCCATCGTGGCCTCGGCAGTGGGAGAGAACGTCCGCTACCTGGACTACGGCCGGGCTGGGGTTCTCGTTCCCCCTCCCTTGGACGCGGAGCAGTGCGCAAGCGAGGTCCAATCGCTGCTGTCTGACGCCCCTCGCCGAGAACGGCTGGGCCAAGCCGCTGCCCAGCGCTTGAGAGAGGAGTACCTGTGGAGCAACCTGGCCAATCAAGTAGAGGACGCCTATCGGCGAGCGGTCTCCTCACGCGGGATAGGCGCCGAACGCGAGTAA
- a CDS encoding VanZ family protein encodes MGPVLLWMAAIYVVSAQPTLPTIGETWLDRTVKAAAHAGEYAVLAVLMARPALAGGGWLSRKQALVVLGLCFLYSLSDEYHQSFVAGRMADWADVAADTAGAFLSVVALSADGPAGLLRRLDPLLRARCPDRVGE; translated from the coding sequence TTGGGGCCGGTCCTTCTGTGGATGGCTGCCATCTATGTGGTGTCGGCTCAGCCGACCCTGCCCACCATCGGCGAGACATGGCTCGACCGGACGGTCAAGGCGGCGGCCCATGCAGGGGAGTACGCCGTCCTAGCAGTTCTCATGGCTCGCCCTGCCCTTGCCGGGGGGGGATGGCTCTCCCGCAAGCAGGCGCTCGTGGTGCTGGGGCTGTGCTTCCTATACTCCCTCAGCGACGAGTATCATCAGTCGTTCGTTGCCGGCCGCATGGCTGACTGGGCGGACGTCGCCGCCGACACCGCCGGTGCCTTTCTCTCAGTGGTGGCCCTGTCGGCCGATGGTCCCGCCGGCCTGCTGCGGCGACTGGATCCCCTGCTTCGCGCCCGTTGCCCCGACCGGGTAGGTGAGTAG
- a CDS encoding DUF2089 domain-containing protein, giving the protein MEHALLSKCPVCEGNLLVTGLKCRDCGTVVGGSFSPGLFSRLDGSQAEFLRQFVFSRGNLREMSRRLGVSYPTVRARLNDLVAAVELESELRNR; this is encoded by the coding sequence GTGGAACACGCACTACTGAGCAAGTGTCCTGTCTGTGAGGGAAACCTGCTGGTGACCGGGCTCAAGTGCCGTGACTGTGGCACGGTGGTGGGGGGATCCTTCTCGCCCGGGCTGTTCAGCCGACTGGACGGGAGCCAAGCGGAGTTTCTGCGTCAGTTCGTGTTCAGCCGCGGGAATCTGCGCGAGATGAGCCGGCGGCTGGGTGTGTCCTATCCGACTGTCAGAGCGCGGCTGAATGACCTGGTGGCGGCGGTGGAACTCGAGTCGGAGCTGCGCAACCGGTGA
- a CDS encoding sulfite exporter TauE/SafE family protein produces MLPLAVLALSGAVAGALGAMLGVGGGFVIVPALSILFGVPMHTAVAAGQVGVVATSTVASLHYLREGLVHLRLALALLLATTLGAATGAAVGSKLDARYLSVVFGVVLLYVAWRMMGQRSRFDDGEITVHNCPVSRWWLGHTGAYVGGALSGLLGIGGGVINVPLFCLGMRIPMRLATATSAFLVGITGATAAIVYYSRGHTDLVVTGATVLGALAGAALGARVATRINAGYLRIAFGALAAYTAIVMIGRGLELSL; encoded by the coding sequence GTGTTGCCGTTGGCGGTCTTGGCCCTCAGCGGCGCCGTCGCCGGTGCGCTGGGGGCCATGTTAGGAGTGGGGGGTGGCTTTGTCATCGTTCCCGCTCTGTCCATCTTGTTCGGTGTGCCGATGCACACTGCCGTGGCAGCGGGCCAGGTGGGTGTGGTGGCCACTTCGACCGTGGCCAGCCTGCACTACCTTAGGGAGGGTCTGGTGCATCTGCGCCTGGCCCTAGCCCTACTCCTTGCGACAACTCTAGGAGCGGCCACTGGCGCCGCTGTGGGCAGCAAGCTCGATGCGCGCTACCTTTCGGTGGTGTTTGGCGTGGTCCTCCTCTACGTGGCCTGGCGCATGATGGGGCAGAGGTCGCGCTTCGATGACGGGGAGATCACGGTGCACAACTGCCCGGTGAGCCGGTGGTGGCTGGGCCACACGGGAGCCTACGTAGGTGGAGCCCTCTCCGGGCTCCTGGGGATTGGAGGAGGGGTGATCAACGTCCCTCTCTTTTGCCTGGGGATGCGCATACCTATGCGCCTCGCCACGGCTACGAGCGCGTTCTTGGTGGGCATCACCGGAGCCACGGCGGCTATCGTCTACTACTCGCGAGGGCATACGGACCTCGTAGTCACTGGAGCCACCGTTCTGGGTGCTTTAGCCGGCGCCGCTCTGGGGGCCAGGGTCGCCACCCGCATCAACGCCGGCTACCTCCGCATCGCCTTCGGTGCCCTGGCAGCCTACACGGCGATCGTGATGATTGGCCGAGGCTTGGAGCTGTCGCTGTGA
- a CDS encoding ROK family protein, whose protein sequence is MAEETRRSRYPRVVGEDRFSRGRAGTLRAVLDRLVRLQGQPTSRARLARDLGLSKTTVSSVVDDCVQVGLLQEAEDRGYPNSRGRPAVPFAFTPGAVVVGGVELGLTKLRMVLADPGGRILSDSELDSPGLHARPVDYVDMIGAGMEALLAEAGIARGRLLGIGVGTPGLADPAEGVIRAAYDFDWYDVPLGPMLTERTGVPVVLANRGKMGALGEYEQGEGRGRQNVVYIRLGTGVTGGMILAGELYWGSVGAGEAIGHILAVPDGELCGCGSRGCLMTVASMPALSRRVRRLLKRGEPSVVHDIVGGDLSRIDGTIVLEAARAGDPTCLSVIREAGERIGVVVSGLVNLLSPDVVVIGGPMSAAGEPLMQAIRQSLREHTLSYLYNHVDIVPTRLGSRAGAVGAVYYVLRYTPLLADYVMQAALRAPSGA, encoded by the coding sequence ATGGCGGAGGAGACGCGACGCTCCAGATATCCGCGCGTGGTGGGTGAGGATCGCTTCTCCCGGGGGAGGGCCGGCACCCTGCGGGCAGTGCTTGACCGGCTGGTTCGCCTCCAGGGCCAACCCACTAGCCGCGCCCGCCTGGCACGGGACCTGGGCCTCTCCAAGACGACGGTGTCCAGCGTGGTGGACGACTGTGTTCAGGTGGGTTTGCTCCAGGAGGCGGAGGACCGCGGCTACCCCAACTCGCGGGGGCGGCCGGCGGTCCCCTTTGCCTTCACACCTGGGGCAGTGGTGGTAGGTGGGGTGGAGCTGGGGCTGACCAAGCTGCGCATGGTCCTTGCCGACCCCGGCGGCCGCATCTTGTCCGACAGCGAGCTGGACTCGCCCGGCCTCCATGCCCGGCCAGTTGACTACGTGGACATGATTGGCGCTGGCATGGAAGCTCTCCTAGCCGAGGCGGGAATCGCTCGCGGGCGCCTGCTCGGCATCGGCGTGGGGACCCCAGGCCTGGCCGACCCGGCCGAAGGGGTGATTCGGGCAGCCTACGACTTCGACTGGTACGACGTTCCCCTGGGCCCCATGCTCACGGAGCGCACGGGAGTGCCCGTCGTCCTGGCCAACCGGGGCAAGATGGGGGCGCTGGGCGAGTATGAGCAGGGCGAAGGCCGAGGCCGGCAGAACGTCGTCTACATCCGCCTCGGCACCGGCGTCACCGGCGGCATGATCCTGGCCGGGGAGCTCTACTGGGGAAGCGTAGGTGCCGGGGAGGCCATCGGACACATACTGGCGGTGCCGGACGGGGAGTTGTGCGGCTGCGGCAGCCGCGGCTGCTTGATGACTGTGGCTTCCATGCCCGCGCTCAGCCGCCGAGTGCGCCGACTGCTCAAGCGAGGGGAACCCAGCGTGGTCCACGACATCGTGGGGGGTGACCTGTCCCGCATTGACGGCACCATCGTGCTCGAGGCCGCCCGTGCCGGCGACCCTACCTGCCTTTCGGTCATCCGCGAGGCGGGGGAGCGGATAGGGGTGGTGGTCTCCGGGCTGGTCAACCTCCTGAGCCCGGACGTGGTGGTGATCGGGGGACCCATGAGCGCCGCGGGGGAGCCCCTGATGCAGGCCATCCGGCAGTCCCTGCGGGAGCACACCTTGTCGTACCTGTACAACCACGTGGACATCGTGCCCACCCGGCTGGGCTCGCGCGCAGGTGCCGTGGGCGCGGTGTACTACGTGCTACGGTACACGCCGCTGCTGGCGGACTACGTTATGCAAGCGGCCTTGCGGGCGCCTTCGGGTGCGTGA